Part of the Zingiber officinale cultivar Zhangliang chromosome 8A, Zo_v1.1, whole genome shotgun sequence genome, ctagatcTAGGTTGGTCGGacaaggacgagtgctgagtgaatgtactcggaggTCAAAACCCTAGGGTTAGGATTTGACCAGTCGACGGGTAaggactcaatcgattggggagcgaacagaatgtctttgTTCACTCAAACCATGTGGAGTAGTCAACTGGTattggcatcagtcgactggtatcgagtcgttgacATATAACGATCGCATTCCACATGAAACCAGTCAATTGGTGtctttaccagtcaactggcGACAGGAAATACACTTGTGTtttctcccgagctctatttaatagagctcggggtgacCAGCCATGATTGacaaatagacttggttaaaacaTATTAGAGTCTTCCAAACTCTCATGTGATCCACAGGGAATGCAACAAGCCAACTGGGCAGCAATTATTTGAGAGAATCGATAAGAGAAATTGAATATAGAGACCACGTGAATCATTTGGAGAACATTTTTGTGATCTAATATCATGGACTATGCTTACAATTAGCTGAGTAAGACTCCATGACAATAACAGTAAACAAAAAAAGTGGCCCAACTATTTGATATCAATAACATAATTACATATCTTTTTCCCATTACATTGTGCAAGACCATGTCATTGGTAATAAACATGCCTATGGAATGTTTAAATTATATAAAGTACAGGCGTATAATTGTCTCTGATTTATGTCTACCATTCACACTAACAATTAATTGCTATACTTCTTTACTAGGGAGTGTGTGAAATGTACCATCTTAATTCAATTCTTTTATTCTAGCATAACGGACTCTGATTTACTtgctataaatttatattttatttcctcTCATAATAATCTCACACATCCAACTCAGCATTTAATTTCTTCGAGTATAGGAAGTAGGATGAAAGTGAAATTGTTTTAATGAAAGGAAACGAAAGAAACAAATTGCATGATCTTTTTTTCACTTTATGCCATTCTTCTTGTTTACTTGGATGGCATTGAATTGAAAGGAAGACAAATAATATTGATTACTCATTTGTCTTTAGATGGCAAAACTTCATTTGTGTCCAAAATAGAGGAATTAGTCAGAATTAAATTCTTTCCTGCCAAATTCCTTTCAATGAGAGAAATTGATGATTTTATGTTTTtccctttgtttttctttcctacTTCTTTCCAAGTAAACACAGTATCTAAGAATAGATCTActtctttgcaaaaaaaaaaaaaacgactcTTCGTTTAAATTATAATGAACCTCAAAATCTCTCTTTGTTCTACTGATGCAAGTCTAACTATTTTGGTGTATGATTATTTAGTTTGTAATTATTCATCCTCTCACAAATATAACCTTATTCCATTTATACACTGAGGCAACATGTGTCTACGAGAAAGCATCAAAATAATAGAGCCTTCAGCTGAAATAAACTAAAATCACTGAACCATGCTCAAGAAAAGTACTGACAGAAATACACCTCTATCTATGTTTCCACTTACATTTTTCAATTGAAGCACCAAAGTCTCCCCTTCCTTCAGACTGTAATCAACTGTTGATGTTGTCTGATAATGTAGCTCCATCTCCTCTGCAGCTTTCTTTTTGTTTAGATATCTCAATTACTGTAAAGGAGCAAATTTTGTATACAGTTGATAGAAACCATATCATATGTCATCTTGCAAGTTGCAAGAACTACCAAGCAACATGTATAGGCTACTAGTCAACATAAACAGCATTAGGAGGATACTTCATATGGTCATGGAGAGCAGCTTGAAAATCATAAGCTTCTGGTCTTTCCCTAAATCCTATGCCAATGAAAGCATGACGTTTTCGGCCACCTGCAGTTTAAATGCTTCATTGTCTGATCTTACATTCAGCCTTAAAGCGAAGAAATGAATGCCTATGATTTGAAATTCAATCTGATATTTTACCTTAATTTCCCTCATGGTAATGCTCTTGTGAGTTGACTAAGAAAacctatctaattttttttttttcaaaattctcaaACTAACATTTTAGATATGCATTTGAAACAGTGGGGCTCACTTTATCTCACTCAAGCCTCCAGGTCCCATCTGACAAAACGTCACCAAGTGTTCAATCACTTAGCCAAATGACATTTGAAAACAGATTATTCACCTCCGCTACCAGATGCTAGGCTTGTTCCCAGTAGATCTTTTAAATAAGAACTTATTTTGAATCTTGGATTTTACAAATAGATTCAATGCTTGCTTAGAACAATTAAGTGAATCTAGTAAGAAAAAAATCTCCTACTTATACAATAGAATGATACTCCCTAAGTGATGGAAGATATATCTAATAACAGCAAACTTGATTTCTCAATTGAATAAAAGAAACGCAATCTTATGTAGACAAAAAGGCATCGTCTTTGAATTTCATTtggaatattaattaaatatgtcAGGTTTTGAAAGCACAGCTAAAAAGTTTAAGGAACTTACCGATGTTTTCCTCGATGCGAAGCACAAAGTATCTGGAGAAAAGAGAAATGGTGATCAAGTGAATGAATGCCATGAGTAGTGCATGACCAAGTTGTGCTATTAGGAATCTACTGTGCATAGATAATCCATCTAGTTGATAAATACAATATCTGGACTTGATGCATTTAGAAATGTTACAAAATTTGTTGCCAGAAAATAACAGAAATAGCAAACCTGCTACTGTCAATAACAGGCTCTACTGGATGTGGTTCTCCCTCTCTCAAGAATGCTCTAGCATATAATTCTCCTAAAAAGTGTTTCTCGTGATAAAGAGAGCTCATAATCATATAATGTTACCATtttctgtttttattttaatCCGAAAGATGAGTAAACCTGATTCCTTATCTTCCAATCTGATAATGCACTCTTCCCCTTTGCTAACAACCTTCAATGCTCCCTCCCACACCCATTTGTTCACGTTCCACTCATCAGCCCTGAAAATCAGCAAAGTTATTCCATACAGTGAGCTATAGTATCTGAACCCAGAACTTAGATAACTCTGTGAAATAAATATTTGCAAGCAAAGTTAGGGAAAAAGGTCAAATtgcaaaaaaaatgaaataaaataaaatacaggaAAACCTGAAAGGAAAGTTAAAAAAGTGTTGAAAAAATTAACAACAAAGTCTCAAGTGTTGGGAAGGAGACAGTGAATTCAAGGAAATCAACCACATAGTGCCCCATATAAATAGGCAGTAGGAGTCTCTCCCACCCTTGGTATAACAATATTAAAATAATGTACTTAAATTCCAGCAATTTGTTTAATTGCTCCTCCTAACTATTCTAGTACATTGATCCCAAGCTCAGCTCATTTATGTAGCTAAATAAGCTCAGCTCATTGTTAAACAAGTTCCAGTTAACAACCACAACTGAGCTTGAAATCCATTAAAGTTGAAATTTGATTGAAACATAAGCTTGAAACTAGAAGCTCATCTAAGTTAAAATCAATTCAAATTGGAATTTAGTCAATAATGGATCTAACTAGACTTTGGGATTCTTAGATCACCGTATCAGAGTAATTCTAAAAGACTGATCTATAAGGAGTCATGTACAATTCTTAGCTTCAATCTTGCTAGAAAGTTGATTCAAACTTAAACAAGATCCTTTTAAGAAGTGTTTGTCTTTTCTAGCGCTTCTCCTTACCTTAATCAAACAAAAAATAAGTAACCTTGGAAGTCTAATTTATCATTCTTGGTCCACCGCTAATGAAACATTTATGCATCAAGCTTACGCATTAGGGAAACACAAATGAAGCCCAAGCAAATCTAGAATCAGACAAGGTTATGCATTAAGATACAATAGCAAACCATAAAGGATATCCAATCTAGAAGTGGCCCACTCCACAATTATCTCCATTCCTGACAATTATTACAACCCTCGAAGCTTGTTTGTACAAGACAAACCTGCCAGTCATACTAGGCAATAAAGAGGAACAATTTTTTATCACAATTCTGCATCCACCAGTAAGTAAAATGGCGGAAATGGCTTTTTTGCCATCTACGTAAGAACCGAAGAGCGGAATTGGGAGCAATCAAAAACACCTGTAAGAAGCTGCGGTCTTCCTGGGCGGGATCTGTCAGCAAAACCCCAAGGGGGGCAAGGAAGGGTGTGGGTCAATAACTAGATCGGAAAGACGATGCAACAGAAAGATGTAATTCGCAGTCGGCGGGATTACCAAGTAGACGTAGCACTCGACGGCGTGGAAGAGAACGAGTTCCAGAGCGTCTTCCGTCTCTCCTGcccctttctcggctccagcggGATCGGTCTTGGTCGGGTCGCCCATGGCGAGTGCTCGCGTCGCGGGTCGTGGAAATCGTGTTCGCGATGAACTGATGCATCGATTCCCCACCATCCCTACTTAATTCGTGACTTAACTGGTGATCGACCTGCCTTGCTGCTAGAGACTTCCACAGTTTGAGATTTCTATATTTTAGCGAaataaaattttggatttagagcACAATGTATAAAACTACGTAATTATTTTATtaactaatccatatatatataataataaataaaactaaaataacaatATTAAATCTGCAGTATTAATAGAGACATACGTagaaaaaacaaccatcaatgtGTAAGGATAAACAAATACCACCAATCTCAGATCGTATTCATTCCAGTTTaagcagtatatatatatatatatataaatgaacgCCTTGCATTAAAGCAATGAACACAGTTAATGATTTATAAAGAAAACCTCAATTCTTCCTCTCCCATAagaattgctataaacaactcatTCCAGGTATCAATTGGCCCAGGCAAGCACCAATGCAGACAGTCCTCCTGGGGTTTCTTAGTTAGATCAGGGTGGTATCTTCTGTAGGGCCCTGGATGCCCGTCGGGCCTCATCAGTGAAAGATGGTAAGTATCAAGAAGTTTCAGATTCAAACCATTTGCCAATCCTTCCTGAAACTCCTCCAATTCCACACCTCTCATTACTGCATCCTCAGGATCAGCATTGTACTCACCTTCTTTGAACGGCATTGTTCTGTTGCAGATCCCCCCATTGTACCATTTTCCATATTCGAAGTGGCTTGGAGTCCAAGTCCTCACAATCACAACGGGTTTGTGGTCGGCGGCGCTTAAAAAGCGGAGAGCCAATCGGAGGACTCTGCGATAGGAGTAGTCGATGCCTAGTTCCTTTAACGATTTGTCTGGGCAGTAGTGGCAACCGACGATGGTGTTGTTCTCCCAGAATGTGGTTTCTTTGAGAAACCACTGTCCACCAGACAACATTATGTACTCGTAGTTTTGGGATTGGCTAGTCCATGTGGTATCGAGGACATCAAGATAAATCTGTAGGTCTTTCTTGGACTTTGCTTCAGAAGAGTTCACCAGAAAAGGAGCCCAAATGAGTCCCAATGTGATGTTGTGTGAGGGTAAGTGCCATGTCTTTGATTGAAATGCTTCATCGTGATAGACTAGAACTGCTTCTTCAACCTGATGAAAAGACAAACAACATTCAAGGAGACGAATCATTGTCAGAAAGTAAGTTCCAATTGTAAATTAAAGAGAAAGACCTAGACTATTGATATTGGGTAATCGACTTCAAATCATAAGTAAGCTATAGTCGAAGCTAAATTCTTCCCAGATACCATTTCCGATGGCAACTCAAAATTTGGCATTGAAAGTTTGCTTCATAATGAAAGCTTGCTTAATTAACATGTATAAGGGTGATGCTAAAGATCATACAAGATACAAGGAAATCTACCACCAATTTCTCcacaaaatagaaatagaaatgaaAATGAAACTAATAACAGTTTCAAGCACGTTCAGAAAGCACCTTTGAGAGAATACATAGCAATGACTCCATCTGGTTGCGGAGAATAGAATCGCCAACAAAAGCTATCGATTTGCCCCTCATAGTATTTAAGAACTTCCTTGTGTCTATTGGAGGAAGTTCACAACTGTATGGTTTCCATCTCCAGTAAAGGTAGCCAGTATCCGGTCGACCATTTGTCAAACAATCTTGAGGAGAAGATATGAACTTGCAACTTGAATTTCTGTAAGCTGGAGCAGAATCCTTTTTCCACTCCCCAGAGAAAATATCACATCCTTTTGCAACGCCTTATATTTGAGATTGTATTACATTTTAGTGCTCAGGATTGCTAATCATAAAAAAAAAGGATGCAGATAGACTAACAGGAAAAGTTAATCAATGAAGCACTGCCAGAATCTGTGAGATGCTGGTTTGCACTCACTTATGGATCCCTTTTAGTACTTTTTATATGAGCAATAGCTTTTAATTAATCATAGAAAAATGCTGAGAGAGTACCCTACAATGCAATATTCAGTATCATAGCTTCAGAAatgatcataaaaaaaaacattgtgACAACTTTTTTTAGAATGATTAATTAAACTATTAGAAACTTGATTTTTATGTCTAAGAAAGATGCTCATGTCTACTAGAAAAGCAAGATGCAAAGTTCATGAGGTTACAAGATGTTCCACAATTCACACGAATAGTGAAAGGTAAAGTCTAAATCAAGATATGAAGCAATAATTTACATGAAAAAAACATACACATTCGGATATTCAACCACAGTTCCAAATAAGCAACCAGAAATACATAATGGCAAGTTATGGTAATGTAAAAATTACAAGATCAGGAAGGATAAACCCatggtaaaatttttaaacattgCCATTATTAAGAAAGTACTCACGTCCTGTCGTACTTAAGAAATTATTAAGCAAGCGCATGATATCAAACTAAAAATGATTCCTCTGTACCATGAGATTCGTAAACAAGCATGAGCCCCGCTGTAGTTGTAGGTCGGTGCTAGTTTGCAAATCTCATTGTAAAAAATCTCACCATTCTCAGCAACGCGAACAACCACGGGATTCTCGAAGTACTCTCAAGAAGCGACGAAAAGAAAGCAATCGATACTTGCAAAGTAAATTTCCATTTTTTGTCATTAATAAGAACCCTAACCTGCCCCTACCAACGCTATACCATACAAAAGATCTATCACCAAACCCACTTCCTTGCCGACAATCAAAATCCATGGATAAACAAGTAAGATCACCCTAATATTTCACCCTAGTAACTTCAACTATCAAAATCTCACCTTTCATAGGAGCGGAATTGGCGTCGGTCGTCCGAGGGAAGAGGAGCTGAGAGGCGAGAACCGCGAGGAAAGCGGAACCCGAGAGCATGAGGAAGAAATCGCAGAAGCTCTTGTAGGGCATCCCTTGCTTGCCTTCCGTCATAGCGCTCTGTTTCACAAGGGAGAAGGGAGGCGCAGCAGCAGTctggcgacacctgatcggtggGACTGGAAGGAAGAAACCAAATGAAAATGCCTCTTAGCTCGtcctagtttttcaaatttacaatTGCCACCCCTGATACGCAGACTGTGGGAGCATCTCAAACTAAATTAGTTTTTTATTGTATTTTCTTTTACAATTGCCCCCAAAGTTGGGATTTGGGGCTCGTGAGGAGTTCACAGAGCATCtcaaacccttttttttttttttgggtcgaCTCGTCGTCAAAGCCGGCGACGCCTTCGGCAACAACCGCGATGACCTCGAGCGCGACGGGGACGCGCCAGAGCAGGTTGTGCCAGTAGAAATGTAGAATGCGTGCTTAGGGTCGAAAGTCAACTGGGTGCGGAGGGCGTCGCCGACTGCGTCGAAGACGCCGACGAGCAGGCAGCATTGACGGGAGTTGACGTCGATGGCGTCCCGCAGGACCATTAGCGAACGGAGGCTGCCGAAGACCTCGCCAATCTGCCGGAATTGCTCCATCGCTGATGAGAAATTATCTAAAAGAATCTAGAGGAGAGAATTGAAAGACAAGAAGCTATCTTAATGATAATTTTCATCCAAATATTGAACAAAAATGAATCAAAACATCAAAGCATAGCATAGCATAGCATAGCATGCTATTACACCTTTTCAATCTAATTGACTGAACATACACCTTTTCAATTATATTTTCGGATTTTGTTTTACTTATTTACCCAATTTTTATGATCGAAATTAGTCAACATTTTGTTTTTGTAAGAGAAAATTTGCATACATTACCGATCACAATTTAAACTTTGTATATAGTCCAATtgccaaaataaaaaaataaaaataatctttatTTACATTCCATAATCaaaaataatgaaactaatttattatcatataaaagtataaaaatgagtgtaattatttttaaattcagtacattaaattagaatctattatattttctatcaaattaagcacgattcaataaaaaatatattagattctctattatattttctcctaaattgaatttaggagaaattatattaagcagaaaaaaaacctaattatcactcatattttttaggtataaaagtgttgatcatgtccgagagtcgaggcgatgGACGCTAGGGGACGTGACACTCCTGTTGACTGTTGACGGACTCCGAGTCGAAGGAACCTGCAACCAcagcagcgtcagtgccgagtcagggaggggttctccggcgatgaccctccaacgctcaagttagtctccgacGATGTGTAAGCAAGGAAGCAGACAAGCCAAGTAACAGTGTAGCTATAGTAAAAAAGTATCATCCTACCTCCGTTAAAGCTtggggccctttatatagggctccgagGGAACGCGTGCACACTCCTCGATGAGTGCACGTTTCTCAAGGCTTctcctgaaaagacatgtcaagAAAGCGTCTATGATACTATATCTCAATGACCCGAGCATATCGCTGACATGATAGTGGAAGATTCTGCCGTACGATCCTTTGCTTATCtatgccgccaaccatgccgtCTGTCGATGGCATGggttcccaaaaggatgttgcaGGATTCCTAACTTGTCTGTTCTGGGGCCGAGCAGGAGGACCGCCCGCCCGTCCTGTTGTCCTGATGTCTTTGGGCCAAGCGGAATGTCCGCTCGACCGTCTCTCCACCGCTTGGGCTCCTTATTACGACGAACGAGAGGTCGTGCTTGAAGGTCGTATGTTGGTTCTGAGACCTGATGTAAGTTCGAGCAGGATAGCCACTCGGCTTCTGTTTTACCGCTACTTTGGTTCTCTGAGTGTCGGAAGCTCTGTGTGTGACTGAGTTATGATAATGTCGGATCAGCCATTCCTTATTCCGATCTGGCAAGTGGGTTGCCTGATTGGACGATGACAAAAGGCCCGTGACCACCGTGACATTGACCTCCAGCATGGTAGTAACCTTCTACGGTCAAGTGTAAAATTgagtataattttttaaaaaaaaattcagtacattaagctagaatctagtatattttttattaaattgagcatTACTTTTTTTCCATATCATTGAcataaaaaatatacaaaattctttttaaatagtgctcaattggataaaaatatactagatttttttaaaataatgatgaatttaagagaaattatattaaacgggaaaaaatcatgctcaatttgatagaaaatatacttgattataGTTTAAAGTGtcaaatttaagaggaattatactcatttttagactttgatacctaaaaaatatgagggtAATTAGATAACGATATTTATACGAGAAAGTTGAAGTAAACAAAACTTTACGTatagaaaatgaaattgaaatttttgaaGATGTAGACTACATATAAAGTTTAAATTGTATTTACAGAATTTTTCTccaatttacattttttttttttttcatgttcctTGCTTTTCTAAACGAGCTAAAAACAGGGCTTAGGGAATTTAGAACCTGTTTTGACAGGTGCCTTCTCTTTCTAACATATTGTCAAGGGTATGATAGAATAAATTCTAATTAgtcattttttgaaatttaaactgtgatgattaaataaaattatcatctaTTCACTATTTGTTTTACGTTTAAGAAATAATGGATAGGAGTACAGATTTCTTGGATCATTTTTTTATGGTCCAAGAATATGTCATTCGTATTTGTGATCGGATCGTGGTCCCGATCCGATTGTAAATGATTATGATTCTTTCTTGGATTCCTTGTCCTTATCAGGTTATATTTTTTTGTTCGGAGCGACttccggtggtggataagtggtcAGGTTACTGAACGTCGAGTGAGGGTGTCCTCCGAGCGACCTCCAACCGCTCACTCCGAATAAAAGCTATAACTTGATGGAGACGATGAATCCAAGAAAGGATCACAACCATTTACGGTTAGATCATGATCATAATTCGACCATAAATATGAGTGACACATCtccctaaataaaaaaaaaaaataatccaaaAAACCCTACCTCAACTGAGAGAGAGAAAGGGACTCGCAAGAGCCGCGATAAAGCAACAACACTAGAGAGTGTCTTAACAACTTGGAAGTAAACAGGAAAGATAGGAAGCTCTTAATTCAAACATTTCCAGAAGTATTAGTATT contains:
- the LOC122011850 gene encoding uncharacterized protein At1g03900-like codes for the protein MVGNRCISSSRTRFPRPATRALAMGDPTKTDPAGAEKGAGETEDALELVLFHAVECYVYLIPPRKTAASYRADEWNVNKWVWEGALKVVSKGEECIIRLEDKESGELYARAFLREGEPHPVEPVIDSSRYFVLRIEENIGGRKRHAFIGIGFRERPEAYDFQAALHDHMKYLNKKKAAEEMELHYQTTSTVDYSLKEGETLVLQLKNKGQKVKSASMEPGLSNLSLDDKTKTSEGSILLKPPPPPPSPLSSINSVQKSPFSSQPSNAEEVTLHSKDELSPEESSTLRESPQDIIDDDFGDFQAAG